One region of Candidatus Edwardsbacteria bacterium genomic DNA includes:
- the rplU gene encoding 50S ribosomal protein L21: MYAVIECGGTQVRVSENQKVRIPRIDAQEGQKYKMEKVLLLSNGQDVIIGQPTIKDAIVEVTVVGHSRSAKISAMIYKPKKDYRRRWGARTHYTDLLVNTVSHPKIKAIAKPAAPAAEKKKAPKKAKAAKPAAAKKNPGKGDKE, translated from the coding sequence ATGTACGCAGTGATCGAATGCGGAGGCACCCAGGTGAGGGTCTCCGAGAACCAGAAGGTAAGGATCCCCAGGATAGATGCCCAGGAGGGCCAAAAGTACAAGATGGAGAAGGTGCTGCTGCTTTCCAACGGACAGGATGTCATCATCGGCCAGCCTACAATCAAGGACGCCATCGTTGAGGTCACTGTGGTGGGCCACTCCCGCTCGGCCAAGATATCGGCCATGATCTACAAGCCTAAAAAAGATTACCGCCGTCGCTGGGGAGCCCGGACCCATTATACCGACCTGCTGGTCAACACCGTCAGCCATCCCAAGATCAAAGCCATAGCCAAACCTGCAGCCCCGGCTGCCGAGAAGAAAAAAGCACCCAAGAAAGCCAAGGCGGCCAAACCCGCCGCGGCCAAGAAGAATCCAGGCAAAGGAGATAAGGAATAA
- the rpmA gene encoding 50S ribosomal protein L27: MAHKKGVGSSRNGRNSNAQRLGIKAFGNQKVSAGSVLVRQRGTKFHPGLNVMRGKDDTLFAISDGFVWFESRGRDGKKISVYPEPKVNAASK, encoded by the coding sequence ATGGCACATAAAAAAGGCGTAGGATCATCCCGAAACGGCCGAAATAGCAATGCCCAGCGGCTGGGCATCAAGGCCTTCGGCAACCAGAAGGTAAGCGCCGGCTCAGTGCTGGTCCGGCAGCGGGGGACCAAATTCCATCCCGGGCTCAATGTGATGCGAGGGAAGGACGACACCCTGTTTGCAATATCGGACGGCTTTGTCTGGTTTGAATCCCGGGGTCGGGACGGCAAAAAAATAAGCGTATATCCCGAACCCAAAGTCAACGCGGCGAGCAAATAG
- the secG gene encoding preprotein translocase subunit SecG codes for MHTLLLVIHLIACLLLVGVVLMQSGKGGGLGSAMGGGGGETFFGGRGAAPFLTRATTILAVVFMMTSLSLAMISGKSRRATSAIEKALQQEQKSNQQPVSRPGELPVNQMPEAPSGK; via the coding sequence GTGCATACCCTTTTATTGGTGATCCATTTGATAGCCTGCCTGCTGCTGGTCGGCGTGGTGCTGATGCAGAGCGGCAAAGGCGGGGGGCTGGGCAGTGCCATGGGCGGAGGGGGTGGCGAGACCTTCTTCGGCGGGCGGGGCGCGGCCCCGTTCCTGACCCGGGCCACCACCATCCTGGCCGTGGTATTCATGATGACCTCGCTGTCGCTGGCCATGATCTCCGGCAAGAGCCGGCGGGCCACCTCGGCCATAGAGAAGGCCCTGCAGCAGGAACAGAAATCAAACCAACAGCCTGTAAGCAGGCCGGGCGAACTGCCGGTGAATCAAATGCCGGAAGCTCCCTCCGGCAAATAG